In Mya arenaria isolate MELC-2E11 chromosome 1, ASM2691426v1, the genomic stretch CGCATTATGCTTACGTGGGCTTTATACGGAATTAGCTTTATGTGGAATCCAAGCACAGGTTCTCCGCAGGAAGCTTATGTGAGCTATTCGCGAAATGAgctttatagaaaaataaagcaCAGGTTCTCCGCTTAAAACAAATGTGATGTAGTCAGGGAATGAGCTTTATGCGGAATCGATTCACAGGTTCCCGCATAAACGGGCTTTATGTGGAATGAGCGTTAAGAGAAATCAAGACAGTTTTCCGCATAAATATAATGTGAGCTTTATGTGGAATGAGCGTTAAGAGGAATCAAGGCACAGGTTCTGCGCATAAATATAATGTGAGCTTTATGTGGAATGAGCGTTAAGAGGAATCAAGGCACAGGTTCTGCGCATAAATATAATGTGAGCTTTATGCGTTTCGCCAGAGGTTTATTAGAACACAAGTACAGCCCGGAGTTCAGTTTAGGCTAATGTAAACTAACGTTAGCAGACTGTCTTGTTGTGTATCCCTGCTTCATCGTGGCGCATGTACAGCAAGCCGAGAATAAATTCGCAAACGTTAGCCGCAAACACCTTGACTGAACTAAACTTGTTGcgatgataatatatatataagcttgAGTTACAATCGagcaaaagaaaaaatgtatcctagcttatttttttatctttttcagCGATGGAGTCCCGTACGACAGCGGACAACAATTTGGAGAACATCAGCCTTGTGTTGAAGAAGATAAGGGACTACTTTATCCTCGTGTTTATGTTCTTCTTGTATCGGCTGACACGGCTGCTCGTCACTTCTTTCCAGAAATTCACTTGGGCGGTAACCGGAGTCGAGAAAACGAGGCGAGACACTAAGTCCGGACTGAATTTTCGCTCCGCTGCGCACGTGCAGGATATAAAATGGCGGCGAAAAATACACCCGTTGGTTATTGCAGACGCGACAAACTTCATCTCGTTCCATAGCTCTTTCAAGCATCCGAACAGTGTTCTGAAGCCCAATGTTTCGCTCTATTGTGTAACTCAAACTGAAGCAGTATTTGTAGAAGTTGATGAGAAGACGAACATTTATTCAGCGGATATTAATTTTCACGACGCTCAATTCAAAAACGCCAAACGGCTAATCACCTTACCACGTGGAGTTTTCCACAAGCTAGCACAAGACTTAGGTGACCCACGGGCACCTGTGCTGTTAATTTCCAGCCCCGGAAGATGCGGCGCCACCTTAATGGCCCGGATGTTTGAGAAGGTACCCGGAACCCGGATAATACAGGAACCAGACGCGCTGACTACCCTAGCGTTCTTGAAAAAGTCATCTGCTTTGTCAGACACTGAATACGACAATGTGCTAACAAGTGCGATTCGTCTGCTGTGTAAACCAGACGACAATGTGGGCATGGTTGTGATCAGAAGCCGTCCATGTAGTTGTACTCAAATAAAAACCATTCAAAAACTTATGCCAAGAATTCGCCAAATATTCCTCTACCGTAACAGTCTGAGGACTGTTTCTTCCTACATAGCAACGATGTCCAATGACACCACGTCACAATGCGCGCGATTTGTGATCGATAACGAACTCCTCGCCACCTTTATGCCTTTCTTTCGTCGGCTGTTCCACTACTACTTCGTGAACACCGTTGACAACGATCCGCCGGTGACACCGCCTGGTGAGCTATCCGCTGTCGGCATGTTTGCGACCGTGTGGGCGGCGTGTTTAGCGTCCGCCGTCGAGTGTACGGAGAAGAACATACCCCTAATTTCCGTCCTATACGAAGAGCTTCTTAAGAACCCCTACCGAAGCTGCAGCGCCATGTTTGAACGCCTCAACATCCGGTCGCAGTACGTCAACGCCGCCACGGACGCCTTCAAGGTTGACGTCAATCGCAACCAGGAAATGGGACAGCCTTTCTTTAACACCGATTCCAGAAGGACCATCCAGCCGGAATCCCGCGCAGAAGCGGACGCCATCTTGAGAAAATACGGCTTCCCTAAGTTAGGGGAACGCTTTGAGTTAAATGGCCTAACGAACTTTGATCCACCGCCGTTTAGTAAATCGCTGTCAAAAGACAAGCTTTTGTATCTTAGTTGATTTTATGAGACAATGGGTCGAACGATCAGAACTTTatcaaagttaacaacgttgttaacgtcatcgttgttaactttcaaatcattattCCTTTGTAAGTTTCACAGATACACTTAGGGTCTGCGG encodes the following:
- the LOC128240580 gene encoding uncharacterized protein LOC128240580 isoform X1, producing the protein MAAKFRRRSFAMESRTTADNNLENISLVLKKIRDYFILVFMFFLYRLTRLLVTSFQKFTWAVTGVEKTRRDTKSGLNFRSAAHVQDIKWRRKIHPLVIADATNFISFHSSFKHPNSVLKPNVSLYCVTQTEAVFVEVDEKTNIYSADINFHDAQFKNAKRLITLPRGVFHKLAQDLGDPRAPVLLISSPGRCGATLMARMFEKVPGTRIIQEPDALTTLAFLKKSSALSDTEYDNVLTSAIRLLCKPDDNVGMVVIRSRPCSCTQIKTIQKLMPRIRQIFLYRNSLRTVSSYIATMSNDTTSQCARFVIDNELLATFMPFFRRLFHYYFVNTVDNDPPVTPPGELSAVGMFATVWAACLASAVECTEKNIPLISVLYEELLKNPYRSCSAMFERLNIRSQYVNAATDAFKVDVNRNQEMGQPFFNTDSRRTIQPESRAEADAILRKYGFPKLGERFELNGLTNFDPPPFSKSLSKDKLLYLS
- the LOC128240580 gene encoding uncharacterized protein LOC128240580 isoform X2, whose amino-acid sequence is MESRTTADNNLENISLVLKKIRDYFILVFMFFLYRLTRLLVTSFQKFTWAVTGVEKTRRDTKSGLNFRSAAHVQDIKWRRKIHPLVIADATNFISFHSSFKHPNSVLKPNVSLYCVTQTEAVFVEVDEKTNIYSADINFHDAQFKNAKRLITLPRGVFHKLAQDLGDPRAPVLLISSPGRCGATLMARMFEKVPGTRIIQEPDALTTLAFLKKSSALSDTEYDNVLTSAIRLLCKPDDNVGMVVIRSRPCSCTQIKTIQKLMPRIRQIFLYRNSLRTVSSYIATMSNDTTSQCARFVIDNELLATFMPFFRRLFHYYFVNTVDNDPPVTPPGELSAVGMFATVWAACLASAVECTEKNIPLISVLYEELLKNPYRSCSAMFERLNIRSQYVNAATDAFKVDVNRNQEMGQPFFNTDSRRTIQPESRAEADAILRKYGFPKLGERFELNGLTNFDPPPFSKSLSKDKLLYLS